TCGGGGCGGTCGCCGCGATGAGGAGGCTGTCTTCGATCGATCGGTAGTGGCGATTGATCGCGTACAGCATCGCGACGAGGACCGGCAGGATCGCGATGACCATCCACGCACCGACCTGGAACTTGCTGATGCCGACGACGATCGCGACCACGCCGGTCGCGAGGGCGCCGGCCCCGTTGATCACCGTACCGATCTGCCAGCCGCGGCTTCGGTCGCGGAGCCATTTCCGGACCATGCCGCCCTGCGACAAGGTGAATGCGATGAAGACGCCCACCGTGTAGAGCGGGATCAGTCCGGTGACGCTCGCCTCGTACGCGACGATGAGGAACGAAGAAACCAGCGCGAGCGCGACGATGCCCGTGCTGAAGGCGAGACGATCGCCGCGCTGCGCGAACTGCCGAGGCATGAAGCGATCGACGGCCATGATCGAGGCGAGGCGCGGGAACCCGTTGAACGCCGTGTTCGCGGCGAGGATGAGGAGCAGCGCCGTCGAAAACTGGATGAGGTAGAAGTACCAGCTCGTGCCAACGAGCGAGCGCGCCAGGAGACTGAGAACGGTCTCGGTCTCACTCGCATCGGGCTGGATACCGATGGACGTCACGAGGAAGCTGATCGAAAGGAAGATCGTGCCGAAGAGCGAGCCCATGACGATGAGCACCATCTGGGCGTTGCGAGCCTCGGGCTTCTTGAACGCCTGAACGCCGTTGGCGACGGCCTCAGTTCCGGTCAGCGCGACGGAGCCCGAGGCGAAGGCGCGAAGCAGCAACAGGAGCATCAGCGGCTGTGTCCCGTCGGGCGGGAACGATTCGATCGGCGGGGGCGCCGCCGGCAGGTCACCGGTCAGCGCGCGCCAGAGACCTATCCCGATGAGCCCGAAGATCGCGAGCACGTACACGTAGGTCGGCGCCGCGAAGATGTTCCCGGCTTCGCGGATGCCGCGCAGGTTCCCGATCGTGAGCAGCACGACCAGGGCGACGGAGATCGTGACGCGCACTGGGTGGAGGTCGGGGAATGCGCTCGTGATCGCGGCAACTCCGGCCGCGA
This is a stretch of genomic DNA from Candidatus Limnocylindria bacterium. It encodes these proteins:
- a CDS encoding APC family permease, encoding MRIVRPPEFKRTRGGFVATEEALESKGRIARTWANVRRVLIGRRLASAEEHSERVSKKIGLAIFASDNISSSAYATEETMRILALAGIGAVAALTLPLTVAIVVVLAIVVLSYVQVIKAYPSGGGSYVVAKENLGVVPGLVAGSALLVDYFLTVSVSVAAGVAAITSAFPDLHPVRVTISVALVVLLTIGNLRGIREAGNIFAAPTYVYVLAIFGLIGIGLWRALTGDLPAAPPPIESFPPDGTQPLMLLLLLRAFASGSVALTGTEAVANGVQAFKKPEARNAQMVLIVMGSLFGTIFLSISFLVTSIGIQPDASETETVLSLLARSLVGTSWYFYLIQFSTALLLILAANTAFNGFPRLASIMAVDRFMPRQFAQRGDRLAFSTGIVALALVSSFLIVAYEASVTGLIPLYTVGVFIAFTLSQGGMVRKWLRDRSRGWQIGTVINGAGALATGVVAIVVGISKFQVGAWMVIAILPVLVAMLYAINRHYRSIEDSLLIAATAP